From Juglans regia cultivar Chandler chromosome 8, Walnut 2.0, whole genome shotgun sequence, the proteins below share one genomic window:
- the LOC109013958 gene encoding uncharacterized protein LOC109013958 produces the protein MEALSSFATILSSSSSPPSIFSPVRPDSSRLVRFTLSSKKEGNDFDLPSDPKDSSIVPLFGNHTLSKDAAMGLVLSAVSVRGWTTGSGMEGPSIPAGAEDGSGTERISTFPWSLFTKSPRRRMRVAFTCNVCGQRTTRAINPHAYTDGTVFVQCCGCHVFHKLVDNLNLFHEMKCYVNPSFNYQAPKWDEVGFKYLDTEDDRDDGFPK, from the exons AAGCTCTAAGCTCCTTTGCAACCATCCTCTCGTCCTCGTCTTCTCCACCTTCTATCTTCTCTCCAGTGAGGCCCGACTCATCAAGACTCGTACGATTCACCTTGTCTTCCAAAA AGGAAGGAAACGATTTCGATCTCCCATCCGACCCCAAAGACTCCAGTATTGTCCCCCTCTTCGGCAATCACACTCTTTCCAAA GATGCGGCGATGGGATTGGTCTTGAGCGCGGTTTCTGTGAGAGGTTGGACGACCGGATCAGGTATGGAGGGTCCGTCCATCCCCGCCGGAGCCGAAGATGGATCCGGTACAGAAAGGATCTCGACCTTCCCGTGGTCCCTCTTCACCAAGTCACCACGTAGGCGTATGCGTGTTGCCTTCACCTGCAATGTTTGCGGCCAGAGAACCACTCGTGCGATCAATCCCCATGCTTACACTGATGGCACTGTGTTTGTGCAG TGCTGTGGATGTCATGTATTTCATAAGCTGGTGGATAATTTAAACCTGTTTCACGAGATGAAGTGCTATGTGAACCCGAGCTTCAATTATCAAGCCCCGAAATGGGATGAGGTTGGCTTCAAGTACCTTGATACAGAGGATGATAGGGATGATGGATTTCCCAAATAA
- the LOC109013947 gene encoding hippocampus abundant transcript-like protein 1 isoform X3, protein MEKLSGLSHLFMTIFLHNFSSFMVSPAITDVTMSALCPGRDECSLAIYLTGFQQAIIGLGTLVMMPLVGNLSDKYGRKTLLTVPMILTILPLGVLAYSRERNFFYMYYVLKTLTAMVCEGSVHCLALAYVADNVTEGRRASAFGVLSGIGSSAFVCGTLSARFLSTSSTFQVATSVAVVAAVYMRVFLPDSVVGHGLTASLISKEKPDLTKPDGESTRNGTQLFKSMPSLEDMVSLLKTSSTFSQAAIVAFFSNLADFGLHGSMMYYLKARFHFNKDQFADLMVISGIAGTISQLFLMPALVPALGEEKLLSVGLLFSCAHMFLYSIAWSVWVPYVAAMFSILFFLSHPCMRSIVSKQVGSCEQGMAQGCISGICSFANVVSPLAFSPLTALFLSDQAPFNFPGFSIMCIGFASMIAFIQSMRIRAAPPMLFHRGSNCDNAEV, encoded by the exons atggaaAAGTTGTCAGGGCTGAGCCACCTCTTCATGACAATATTTCTGCACAACTTCTCAAGTTTTATGGTAAGCCCAGCCATCACAGATGTTACAATGTCTGCACTTTGTCCCGGAAGAGACGAATGCTCACTCGCCATCTACCTGACTGGATTTCAACAAGCA ATTATAGGGCTGGGAACACTGGTGATGATGCCTCTGGTGGGAAATCTCTCTGACAAGTATGGGCGGAAAACTTTGCTTACAGTCCCAATGATTCTCACCATTCTTCCCCTTG GAGTATTAGCGTACAGCAGAGAGAGGAATTTCTTCTACATGTACTATGTGTTAAAGACCCTCACTGCCATGGTTTGTGAGGGCAGCGTTCACTGCCTTGCACTTGCTTATGTG GCAGACAATGTTACTGAGGGCCGGCGAGCGTCGGCCTTCGGGGTTCTATCGGGGATTGGATCCTCTGCATTCGTCTGTGGAACACTTTCCGCTCGTTTTCTGTCCACCTCTTCTACTTTCCAg GTTGCGACCTCCGTGGCGGTGGTAGCAGCGGTGTACATGAGAGTATTCCTCCCTGATTCCGTCGTAGGCCACGGTCTTACGGCTTCATTGATCTCAAAGGAAAAACCGGACCTTACCAAACCAGATGGAGAATCGACTAGGAATGGCACGCAGCTTTTCAAAAGTATGCCTTCTTTGGAGGACATGGTCTCCTTGCTGAAGACTAG CTCGACGTTTTCCCAAGCTGCAATTGTTGCGTTTTTTAGCAACCTTGCAGATTTTGGCCTTCATGGTTCGATGATG TATTACCTAAAGGCCAGATTTCACTTTAATAAGGATCAGTTTGCTGACTTAATGGTCATTTCTGGGATCGCAGGGACGATATCACAG CTCTTCCTCATGCCTGCATTGGTTCCTGCTCTAGGAGAGGAGAAGCTGCTTTCAGTAGGGCTCCTTTTTAGCTGTGCACAT ATGTTTCTTTACAGCATTGCGTGGTCTGTCTGG GTTCCTTACGTCGCTGCTATGTTCTCCATATTGTTTTTTCTCTCACATCCATGT ATGAGGAGCATTGTTTCTAAACAAGTTGGGTCCTGCGAACAG GGAATGGCTCAAGGGTGCATTTCAGGCATATGTTCCTTTGCCAACGTTGTTTCTCCCTTAGCTTTCTCTCCTCTAACAG CTTTATTCCTGTCTGATCAGGCACCTTTCAATTTCCCTGGATTCAGTATTATGTGCATTGGATTTGCTTCG ATGATAGCCTTCATTCAGAGTATGAGGATAAGAGCAGCTCCTCCCATGTTATTTCACAGAGGCAGCAATTGCGACAATGCAGAG GTGTAA
- the LOC109013947 gene encoding hippocampus abundant transcript-like protein 1 isoform X1, which produces MEKLSGLSHLFMTIFLHNFSSFMVSPAITDVTMSALCPGRDECSLAIYLTGFQQAIIGLGTLVMMPLVGNLSDKYGRKTLLTVPMILTILPLGVLAYSRERNFFYMYYVLKTLTAMVCEGSVHCLALAYADNVTEGRRASAFGVLSGIGSSAFVCGTLSARFLSTSSTFQVATSVAVVAAVYMRVFLPDSVVGHGLTASLISKEKPDLTKPDGESTRNGTQLFKSMPSLEDMVSLLKTSSTFSQAAIVAFFSNLADFGLHGSMMYYLKARFHFNKDQFADLMVISGIAGTISQLFLMPALVPALGEEKLLSVGLLFSCAHMFLYSIAWSVWVPYVAAMFSILFFLSHPCMRSIVSKQVGSCEQGMAQGCISGICSFANVVSPLAFSPLTALFLSDQAPFNFPGFSIMCIGFASMIAFIQSMRIRAAPPMLFHRGSNCDNAEV; this is translated from the exons atggaaAAGTTGTCAGGGCTGAGCCACCTCTTCATGACAATATTTCTGCACAACTTCTCAAGTTTTATGGTAAGCCCAGCCATCACAGATGTTACAATGTCTGCACTTTGTCCCGGAAGAGACGAATGCTCACTCGCCATCTACCTGACTGGATTTCAACAAGCA ATTATAGGGCTGGGAACACTGGTGATGATGCCTCTGGTGGGAAATCTCTCTGACAAGTATGGGCGGAAAACTTTGCTTACAGTCCCAATGATTCTCACCATTCTTCCCCTTG GAGTATTAGCGTACAGCAGAGAGAGGAATTTCTTCTACATGTACTATGTGTTAAAGACCCTCACTGCCATGGTTTGTGAGGGCAGCGTTCACTGCCTTGCACTTGCTTAT GCAGACAATGTTACTGAGGGCCGGCGAGCGTCGGCCTTCGGGGTTCTATCGGGGATTGGATCCTCTGCATTCGTCTGTGGAACACTTTCCGCTCGTTTTCTGTCCACCTCTTCTACTTTCCAg GTTGCGACCTCCGTGGCGGTGGTAGCAGCGGTGTACATGAGAGTATTCCTCCCTGATTCCGTCGTAGGCCACGGTCTTACGGCTTCATTGATCTCAAAGGAAAAACCGGACCTTACCAAACCAGATGGAGAATCGACTAGGAATGGCACGCAGCTTTTCAAAAGTATGCCTTCTTTGGAGGACATGGTCTCCTTGCTGAAGACTAG CTCGACGTTTTCCCAAGCTGCAATTGTTGCGTTTTTTAGCAACCTTGCAGATTTTGGCCTTCATGGTTCGATGATG TATTACCTAAAGGCCAGATTTCACTTTAATAAGGATCAGTTTGCTGACTTAATGGTCATTTCTGGGATCGCAGGGACGATATCACAG CTCTTCCTCATGCCTGCATTGGTTCCTGCTCTAGGAGAGGAGAAGCTGCTTTCAGTAGGGCTCCTTTTTAGCTGTGCACAT ATGTTTCTTTACAGCATTGCGTGGTCTGTCTGG GTTCCTTACGTCGCTGCTATGTTCTCCATATTGTTTTTTCTCTCACATCCATGT ATGAGGAGCATTGTTTCTAAACAAGTTGGGTCCTGCGAACAG GGAATGGCTCAAGGGTGCATTTCAGGCATATGTTCCTTTGCCAACGTTGTTTCTCCCTTAGCTTTCTCTCCTCTAACAG CTTTATTCCTGTCTGATCAGGCACCTTTCAATTTCCCTGGATTCAGTATTATGTGCATTGGATTTGCTTCG ATGATAGCCTTCATTCAGAGTATGAGGATAAGAGCAGCTCCTCCCATGTTATTTCACAGAGGCAGCAATTGCGACAATGCAGAG GTGTAA
- the LOC109013947 gene encoding hippocampus abundant transcript-like protein 1 isoform X2, with translation MKELLGLSHLFITVFLCDISTFMVVPVITDVTMSALCPGKDKCSLAIYLSGFQQGIIGLGTLVMMPLVGNLSDKYGRKTLLTVPMILTILPLGVLAYSRERNFFYMYYVLKTLTAMVCEGSVHCLALAYVADNVTEGRRASAFGVLSGIGSSAFVCGTLSARFLSTSSTFQVATSVAVVAAVYMRVFLPDSVVGHGLTASLISKEKPDLTKPDGESTRNGTQLFKSMPSLEDMVSLLKTSSTFSQAAIVAFFSNLADFGLHGSMMYYLKARFHFNKDQFADLMVISGIAGTISQLFLMPALVPALGEEKLLSVGLLFSCAHMFLYSIAWSVWVPYVAAMFSILFFLSHPCMRSIVSKQVGSCEQGMAQGCISGICSFANVVSPLAFSPLTALFLSDQAPFNFPGFSIMCIGFASMIAFIQSMRIRAAPPMLFHRGSNCDNAEV, from the exons ATGAAAGAGCTATTAGGGTTGAGCCACCTCTTCATAACAGTGTTTCTCTGTGACATCTCTACGTTTATGGTGGTTCCGGTTATCACAGATGTTACTATGTCGGCGCTTTGTCCTGGAAAAGACAAGTGCTCATTGGCCATTTATCTCAGTGGATTTCAACAGGGg ATTATAGGGCTGGGAACACTGGTGATGATGCCTCTGGTGGGAAATCTCTCTGACAAGTATGGGCGGAAAACTTTGCTTACAGTCCCAATGATTCTCACCATTCTTCCCCTTG GAGTATTAGCGTACAGCAGAGAGAGGAATTTCTTCTACATGTACTATGTGTTAAAGACCCTCACTGCCATGGTTTGTGAGGGCAGCGTTCACTGCCTTGCACTTGCTTATGTG GCAGACAATGTTACTGAGGGCCGGCGAGCGTCGGCCTTCGGGGTTCTATCGGGGATTGGATCCTCTGCATTCGTCTGTGGAACACTTTCCGCTCGTTTTCTGTCCACCTCTTCTACTTTCCAg GTTGCGACCTCCGTGGCGGTGGTAGCAGCGGTGTACATGAGAGTATTCCTCCCTGATTCCGTCGTAGGCCACGGTCTTACGGCTTCATTGATCTCAAAGGAAAAACCGGACCTTACCAAACCAGATGGAGAATCGACTAGGAATGGCACGCAGCTTTTCAAAAGTATGCCTTCTTTGGAGGACATGGTCTCCTTGCTGAAGACTAG CTCGACGTTTTCCCAAGCTGCAATTGTTGCGTTTTTTAGCAACCTTGCAGATTTTGGCCTTCATGGTTCGATGATG TATTACCTAAAGGCCAGATTTCACTTTAATAAGGATCAGTTTGCTGACTTAATGGTCATTTCTGGGATCGCAGGGACGATATCACAG CTCTTCCTCATGCCTGCATTGGTTCCTGCTCTAGGAGAGGAGAAGCTGCTTTCAGTAGGGCTCCTTTTTAGCTGTGCACAT ATGTTTCTTTACAGCATTGCGTGGTCTGTCTGG GTTCCTTACGTCGCTGCTATGTTCTCCATATTGTTTTTTCTCTCACATCCATGT ATGAGGAGCATTGTTTCTAAACAAGTTGGGTCCTGCGAACAG GGAATGGCTCAAGGGTGCATTTCAGGCATATGTTCCTTTGCCAACGTTGTTTCTCCCTTAGCTTTCTCTCCTCTAACAG CTTTATTCCTGTCTGATCAGGCACCTTTCAATTTCCCTGGATTCAGTATTATGTGCATTGGATTTGCTTCG ATGATAGCCTTCATTCAGAGTATGAGGATAAGAGCAGCTCCTCCCATGTTATTTCACAGAGGCAGCAATTGCGACAATGCAGAG GTGTAA
- the LOC109013946 gene encoding plastocyanin B'/B'', giving the protein MATVTSAAVAIPSFTGLKAAGAAKVNATAKVSASASAVPRLSIKASLKDVGVAVAATAASALLASNAMAIEVLLGSDDGGLAFVPNSFSISPGEKIVFKNNAGFPHNVVFDEDEIPSGVDAGKISMSEEDLLNGPGETYAVTLTEKGSYSFYCSPHQGAGMVGKVTVN; this is encoded by the coding sequence ATGGCCACTGTCACCTCTGCAGCTGTTGCCATCCCATCATTCACCGGCCTAAAAGCAGCCGGTGCAGCCAAAGTTAACGCCACCGCTAAAGTCTCAGCCTCTGCCTCTGCAGTCCCAAGGCTCAGCATCAAGGCTTCACTCAAGGATGTGGGCGTTGCTGTTGCGGCCACCGCCGCAAGCGCACTGCTTGCAAGCAATGCCATGGCCATAGAGGTCTTGCTCGGCAGTGATGATGGGGGCTTGGCTTTCGTTCCCAACAGCTTCAGCATCAGCCCCGGAGAGAAGATAGTGTTCAAGAACAATGCAGGTTTCCCCCACAACGTTGTATTCGATGAGGACGAAATTCCCAGTGGTGTCGACGCCGGGAAGATCTCCATGAGCGAGGAAGACCTCCTCAATGGCCCAGGAGAGACGTACGCTGTGACCTTGACAGAAAAGGGAAGTTACTCCTTCTACTGTTCTCCTCACCAGGGAGCAGGCATGGTGGGAAAAGTGACCGTTAATTAA
- the LOC109013948 gene encoding 24-methylenesterol C-methyltransferase 2-like encodes MDSLALFCTGALLAGGLIWFVCILGPAEQKGKRAVDLSGGSISAENVQDNYKQYWSFFRRPKEIETTEKVPDFVDTFYNLVTDIYEWGWGQSFHFSPSIPGKSHRDATRLHEEMAVDLIDVKPGDRILDVGCGVGGPMRAIAAHSRAKVVGITINDYQVNRARLHNKKAGLDSLCEVVCGNFLKMQFPDNSFDGAYSIEATCHAPKLEEVYAEIFRVLKPGSLYVSYEWVTTDKFRAENPEHVEIIQGIERGDALPGLRSYADIAETARKVGFEIVKESDLSKPPAQPWWTRLKMGRIAYWRNHIVVTVLSALGIAPKGTVDVHEMLFVTADYLTRGGDSGIFSPMHMILCRKPESPASS; translated from the coding sequence ATGGACTCTCTTGCTCTCTTCTGTACCGGGGCTCTGCTTGCCGGTGGCCTCATCTGGTTCGTTTGCATTCTGGGTCCCGCCGAACAGAAGGGAAAACGAGCAGTCGATCTATCGGGAGGTTCCATCTCTGCCGAAAATGTGCAAGATAACTACAAGCAATACTGGTCATTCTTCCGCCGCCCCAAAGAGATTGAAACCACCGAGAAAGTTCCTGACTTCGTCGACACTTTCTACAACCTGGTCACCGACATATACGAGTGGGGTTGGGGCCAGTCTTTCCACTTTTCCCCTTCAATCCCTGGGAAGTCCCACCGCGATGCGACTCGCCTTCACGAGGAGATGGCAGTCGATCTCATCGATGTCAAGCCAGGAGATCGAATTCTGGACGTCGGCTGCGGCGTCGGCGGGCCCATGCGTGCAATCGCCGCCCACTCCCGCGCCAAGGTCGTGGGTATAACGATCAACGATTACCAAGTGAATCGCGCTCGTTTGCATAACAAGAAGGCAGGCTTGGATTCGCTCTGCGAAGTCGTGTGTGGTAACTTCCTTAAGATGCAATTTCCGGACAACAGCTTCGACGGTGCTTACTCGATTGAAGCGACTTGTCACGCGCCGAAGCTGGAGGAGGTGTACGCCGAGATATTTAGGGTTTTGAAGCCTGGATCACTCTACGTGTCGTACGAGTGGGTAACGACGGACAAGTTCAGGGCCGAAAATCCGGAGCACGTGGAGATCATCCAGGGGATTGAGAGAGGGGACGCCTTACCGGGGCTCAGAAGCTACGCGGACATAGCCGAGACGGCGAGAAAGGTAGGGTTTGAGATCGTGAAGGAGAGTGATCTGTCTAAGCCGCCGGCCCAACCGTGGTGGACGAGGTTGAAGATGGGAAGGATCGCCTACTGGAGGAACCACATTGTGGTCACTGTACTCTCGGCCTTGGGGATAGCGCCCAAAGGCACGGTCGATGTGCACGAGATGCTGTTCGTGACTGCCGACTATTTGACCCGAGGGGGTGATTCCGGAATTTTTTCTCCGATGCACATGATCCTCTGCAGAAAGCCCGAGTCACCGGCATCGTCTTAA